The window TTCTTCCTGTTGTGAAGATGTGATTGGACTTTGTTGTACTACTGCAAACTCGATCTCGCCCGTCCTTTGTGAGGAGGTTTGTGTTGGTGGTGAGTGGCTTGAGTGCATtgttattgttaaaaaaaaaaccttagaagatatgaaaaatagtCCTAACACACGTATACCTATGTGTATATGCCAATACAACTCTTGCTTATCATAATTTCTCAAatcatttctaaaattttaactagaggatcaaatttctcttttttcaatGAATCTCGTCTCTAACATGCACGTTTAAAATAGAggcattttaaaaaacaacaaaatgttgaaactatttacaaaattatattttatatatagttcatttttctttcaataacaattcatatttaaaataaggtAATTAcctttctttctatatatatagttataagttaaaatatcattttgttgttcaattttgttatatatagtTCTAAATgtctaatttgaatttgtgaacgtttaattaatcttaaatttaattcttctggtttgtatacttttttttaatataaatcataaaaatatattcacttattgtgtgttttttttttaatttatttataaaaatgactgtgattataattaattaaaataaaaattaagtttaagagAATAAATTTAACCTTGATTAGCTCCAATTGgaacatttaaaaacttaagctaaacaaatttcaaatgacGTAACCAAAGTTATATTATAACCATTATTGTAATATTGGcatgaaattaaattgaattacaTGATTGGAATTaggtcaaaaagaaaaagaaaaaggtagaaTTTTTGGCCCATCCATTCGTTGAATGTATACATACAGGTAATTCAGTTGAAACAGAACTCCATCTCCGGGTTTTGTGCTTATCCTTTTGCTaatttgttaataaattttgtcaatGGATTTGAAAGAGTCAGTATCATTTCCGAACCCTAAGATATAGTGAAATCCCCGAGcttttctcttcatctttcCCAAAATTCTCTTGTGTTTACCATTCCCATTTGCTGGTTTCtccatttttagaaaatttggttttctatttttgcatTGCCTTGCGGTTCTTTCTTCGTCCATAACCCTTCTACTCGTCCTGTGGGTTTGCTGCAGCGAACCCATTTGgacaaaaacaattattacaaatccttttttttcttttaactctcTGGTTTTTCATGATAGCGCCATTGGCGCTTCAGTGATTTTCGTTGGCTTTGTATCATCATAAAAAGTATAATACCCCACTTACTATCTCTTTCATTTTCGTCTTTCATCTTCATTTGGCTGTCTTAGTCAACATTTACGGTATTCTTTTAGGGGCTGCGGGACCGATTTTGTTGAGAGGTAATTACTGTTATTGAAttgtcttcttcctttttttttcttttttttttttgcccttTTCGTGTTTTACCTTGAATTTTAGGGTTATGGGTGCCTGTTATTGGCCTTTCAGTACTTATGATTTGGGTCGTTTTCTGAAggtttacttttattttttaaaatcaatttggattttggaCTCCAATGTCAACTGGGGTTTTCCTGATAAAGTAGAATAATCTATTAGCTTTTCTCTATTCTCTGACTATTGTTATTTCTGATAGCTGCCTATTTTGTTCCTGAAggttaattgttattattatttaattgaggCATTGGTCAACATTGGTGGTAGTTACTCGTTCCTGTTTGTATTGGTGGATGGTTGTGTTGGAAATTTTGGttgctctttctttttttcaaagattAAGCATGCCTATTGTTTTCGAGTTGAAATTGATTGGTGAAGTAGATTCAAATATGGGAGAAGTCTGAATTTGATcctttattggtttttttttcttttttttaacagaTTGAAGGATTATTCACGATAATGGAATTATGACAGACAACAGCTTTCTGCACAGTTGGCTGCATTCTTCACCCCGTTTGATCTCTCAGTTTTAGAATTCCTTGTACTCAAGAGTACTGTTTGAGTTATCTTTGTTGATCTTAGCAATGGATTCGAAAGGAAATGTTATGGGGGGTGCTGCGATCCCAAAGGAGACACAGAACCAGGATAGAACTCCGAACTCAAAGGTGGCTGGTATGGGAAGCATTAGCAGCAAAGATATGATATTCAGAGCAGACATGATTGATTTGAAAACTCTAGATATACAGCTAGAAAAGCACTTGAGCCGTGTTTGGTCAAAAAGCATTGATAATCAAATGCCTAAGGAGCCGTGGGAGATTGATTTGTCTAAACTTGATATGATAAAACAAATTGCTCAAGGGACTTACGGAACAGTATACAGGGGTAAATATGACAACCAAGAGGTTGCAGGTAAACATCCCTACGTTTCATCTTTTCGCATTTGATTTTAATCCTGTTTAGTTTCTGAGATGTGAAGGAACTTAATGGAAAGTGGCTGTCATTTATGATACTTTTTCTGTTCGTGCCACaaccttttttatattttttttacacaagAATTACTGAATGGGCATTGGTGAATTTGGGATTTCTATATGAGTTGTTTAGAGTTTAGTTTGATAATATccataaaaagttgaaaattccTTTTTTTGAGCCTTAAAACATGAAACATCTTTTTAATGAGTTGCCCAATTATGGGGAACAATGTCGAATAAGTATATTGTCAGCTTCAAGCTGGTTGTTTGTATGACCTTTTACATCGTTGTTTTATGAGGAAGGAATACTTTAATTCTGAATGCTGTGTCTTTTTATTCACGAACACATTGGCCTAAACGTTCTCTTTCGTTGATGTGAAATTGTAGCTGAACCATACTTTCCCATATTGCAGTTAAGATATTGGACTGGGGAGAGGAGGGTCTAGCCACGATGGCTGAAACTGCTGCTTTGCGGGCATCATTTCGGCAAGAGGTTGCTGTTTGGCACAAGCTTGACCATCCTAATGTTACAAAAGTACGAACTTCTTCTTCAAGTTCCTAAAGGGAATGGTTGATGCTCATGGGAAACATGGACAtatatgacaatttttttggctattttgttcttgtatacatatgtatatatatatttaacggTGGTTTTGAGGTGGGTAATGATTAtcctttttatctttcataaCAGTTTATCGGAGCTTCAATGGGAGCTACAAATCTTAAAATTCCAATGGATGGTCAAAATTCGTTTCCATCTAGGGCCTGTTGTGTTGTTGTTGAGTACGTTCCTAGCGGGACATTAAAAGATCATTTGATTAGATACTGGACAAAGAAACTTGCCATTAAGGCTGTAGTTAAATTAGCTTTGGATCTCTCTAGAGGGTAACTCTCTCCGCCTCCCTCTAGGAATGCTTGACATCATCTTCTCTAGAGTAGAAAATTTGCTGATTAGGATTATAACTAATTTTACAGGCTTAGCTATTTACACTCCAAGAAGATTGTGCATCGTGATGTCAAAACTGAAAATATGTTGATGGATATTAACGATAATGTCAAAATTGCTGATTTTGGGGTTGCCCGCGTTGAAGCTCAGAATCCAAGAGATATGACTGGGGCAACTGGTACCCTAGGATACATGGCCCCGGAGGTAACCTTTCTCATTCTGTTCTTGATACACGTGATCATTCAGTTCTAGCTATTTTGCTTTATCATGTCATCGCTATTAGAACCACATGTAGATATccaccaaaattaaaaatgtatttgtaatAGAGGATGctgatttgaaataatatgtTCTCCTGCTTCTCccggttttgtttttttcttaacaacaTGGATTCTTCTTTTGCACGAAATTTTCATCTCCTCGGAGTCCCAAATCCAATTTACAAGCTATATCTGGCTTGATTTCTTCTTGGTGGCTTGTTCTTTAACCTACCTttaatgattttcaaaataatttttgttcaataCGAACAATTATGGATCATAATCATATCTCATGCCTAGTTTCTGTAGAGTAGGTGTTAACATGGCAATATTCTACCACACTTACAGGTTCTTCAAGGGAAGCCGTACAATAGAAGTTGTGATGTCTATAGCTTTGGGATCTGCTTGTGGGAAATTTACTGCTGTGATATGCCATATGCCGATCTTAGTTTCGCTGATGTGTCATCTGCAGTTGTGAGACATGTATGGTATTTTGGACATAAGACATAAAACATGTCTCTCtaattctcttatttattGCCATTGGCCCATTATTCCTTATGTTTGTTAATCAGTAGCGGAGTAGAGCTTGAAAAGAATATCTATATAATACCCTCTTCCCATTTATTTAGTAGTGTTACGAATACTATGTTTATGTAAGAAGATATGAAGCATAggcattttgtttttggcagAATCTGCGGCCTAGTATCCCGCGATGCTGTCCAAGCTCTCTAGCAAATGTGATGAAGAAATGCTGGGATGCTAACCCAGAGAAACGCCCGGAAATGCACGAGGTTGTCAGAATGTTGGAGGCCATTGATACAAGCAAAGGAGGAGGGATGATTAATCCCGATGACATTAAATGCTTCTGTCTAGGGCCTTTCGGCAAGCTCCGAGGTCTGTGATTCATTTATACACTCTCATCCCTCGATGATGTAGAAATAAAGAAGAGCCAAAGCTCTATGctggtttttgtttattttgctGTTATTTGATGTCGTCATAGCTTTGTAACTGCTGAAATTTGTTCCCATATGCTCACAACTCTGCAGTTACCTGATGTCTTTGTTTAAGAGTTTTTCAATGAAGCCTTCAGTTTTTGTGTCTTTTAAGAATTTGGTGGTTGTTTGGAGTTTATTACATGATGATATAGAGTGTATATGAATAAATACAAGTCCACTTGGACAAAAAATGTTGAGAGTCTCCCCatataaatttctttctttctttctttcttcaatattattataactaatTTGTAATTATGTGTAAGTTCTCCTCTTATTTACTAATAATGacttgttaaattttaatttacctTAAACAATAGAGTtcgttttaacttttttaaccTCTGAAAAGTTTCTATGAAAGCCTTTTGCCATCAAATTTATGGACAAAAAATTCTGGCCTCCACTTATGTGTTGCCAAGACTCACAGACTCTAAACAACAAATCTAAAGtagttattttgatataaacttcaataattaaaataaaggtTTCGAAGTATAGGATATAATTGAAGCCAACTCCATAATTAGTCATTAAGTTTgctaattcaaaatattaaatacatacTTCACCCATAcctttgtttaaattaaaaatccaCAATATAAAGCGTTATCTTCAAATGAttcaacaaattatttacaaatttttgtCTGGACAATTTCCCatttaataacttaaaatcaatttaatatctaattttaaatatttaaaaactatttttgaagaaaaattaaataatttttgaaaataacaaaatggtttaaacattataaaaatacataattcaTTTGAATCTATAAAAtcgagaaaaataaaataaacaaaaaggaagCTCCTTTGGACTATCAATCTCAAAGTCTTTGAGCATGTTGGTGCTGAGTTAAACTTGGTTCGAGTTGCAATCGTTCAATCAAAACAGGGCAACAAACGTCTCCATTAATGGCGGCAAATCTTTTTCCAACCATCTCCATCCCGCCGAATTTCATCAAACCCACCACTCAGAATGACTCAAAGCATACCCCTCCCCACCATTTTCAAATTGGGTTGTTCAAAAGTTGCAAAACCATAGATGAGCTTGGACAGTTACACTGTTACGCGTTGAAGCAGGGTCTCATTCGTAAACAATCGACTGTAACTAAGCTTATATCCACTTGTGTGGAAATGGGCACTTCAGAAAGCTTGGATTTTGCTCGAAAAGCGTTCGAGCTTTTCCATGAAGACGGGGAAGCAAATGTCACTCTTTTTATGTACAATTTGTTAATCAGAGGATACTCTGCTGCAGGGCTTTATGATGAAGCTATTTCTCTGTATGTTCAGATGATCGAGTTTGGGTTTATGCCAGATAACTTCACGTTTCCATTTGTGTTAAGTGCGTGTGCTAAGACTGCTGCGTTTGTTGAAGGGATTCAGCTCCATGGAGCTCTTCTGAAGATTGGTTTAGAGGGAGATATGTTTGTTGCTAATTCTCTGATACATCTATATGCGGAAGGTGGAGAGTTTTTGTTTGCTCGAAAGGTGTTTGATGGAATGCTTGAGAGAAATGTTGTTTCATGGACCAGCTTGATTTGTGGTTATTCTAGGACAGATTTTTTTGGAGAGGCTGTGGCTTTGTTTTTCCAAATGATCGAGGCAGGTGTTAAACCCAATTCTGTCACAATGGTGTGTGTGATATCAGCTTGTGCCAAGTTGAAAGATCTTGAACTAGCCAAGAGACTCCATGCTTACATTGAAGAGTCAGAAATGGAGCTTAATACTCATATGGTGAATGCACTTGCGGATATGTTCATGAAATGTGGAGAAACTGGTGCTGCAAAGCGATTGTATGATGAATGTGTTGATAAGAATTTGGTTTTATGTAACACAATCATGTCAAATTATGCACGCCATGGTATGCCGAACGAGGTACTCGCTGTCTTGGTAGATATGCTTCAATTAGATCTTCGGCCAGATAGAGTTTCGTTGTTACCAGCAATCTCGGCATGTGGGCAGATGGGTGACTATCTACTTGGGAAATGCTGCCACAACTATTCTCTGAGAAATGGGTATGAAGGTTGGGATAACATTTGCAATGCAATGATTGATATGTATATGAAGTGTGGAAAACAAGAAATGGCGTACAGAGTT of the Cucumis sativus cultivar 9930 chromosome 3, Cucumber_9930_V3, whole genome shotgun sequence genome contains:
- the LOC101218975 gene encoding serine/threonine-protein kinase STY13, whose translation is MDSKGNVMGGAAIPKETQNQDRTPNSKVAGMGSISSKDMIFRADMIDLKTLDIQLEKHLSRVWSKSIDNQMPKEPWEIDLSKLDMIKQIAQGTYGTVYRGKYDNQEVAVKILDWGEEGLATMAETAALRASFRQEVAVWHKLDHPNVTKFIGASMGATNLKIPMDGQNSFPSRACCVVVEYVPSGTLKDHLIRYWTKKLAIKAVVKLALDLSRGLSYLHSKKIVHRDVKTENMLMDINDNVKIADFGVARVEAQNPRDMTGATGTLGYMAPEVLQGKPYNRSCDVYSFGICLWEIYCCDMPYADLSFADVSSAVVRHNLRPSIPRCCPSSLANVMKKCWDANPEKRPEMHEVVRMLEAIDTSKGGGMINPDDIKCFCLGPFGKLRGL